The following is a genomic window from Butyricimonas faecihominis.
GATAGTGACATTAATTTTGGAAGAACGTATGTTTATCAACTGTTGGATCCGCAATGCGTGGAGAACATGGTAGATTTGTTGGATGAAATCTGGTTCGATCTCTACCCGGAAAAATTTCATCAACAGACGTTGCCTTACCATGTTTTTCTGGCAAGTGATTTGTTCTACGAGGATTTATTTGGTGAAATCGTGAGAGAACCTATTTGTACGGGAGCATTCTCGGCTGTGGTGAGTGTGAGTACCGAAATGTTACAAGAATTGACTTCGGAAATGAAGTTAGAATTAAAAAATAGCTTACAAATAAAATTGTGGAAATTCTGGCAGAGTTATAACTATATTGAGCTGCCGGACGAATTTTATGAAGTGAGTAATTATGTGGGAGTGGCTAATACAGATGAATCTTCCCCTAATTATGCTCGTGCAAGAGGGTTTGTGGACGGATATAATCAAACTACTTTATGGTATACTTCTATAGATGACTGGAATGCGGGAACTGTTAGCCAAAAATCTGATTTGTATACATTTATAGAGTGTATGCTGACCCGATCGTCGGAAGAATGGGAAGATGATTTGGCGTGGCCTTTAGTAAAAAAGAAATACGATATTTTAAGAAATTGGATACAAAAGCAATATGGCTTTGATATTCAGGTTGTCGGAAATTTATTTTGTGAATAAGTATAGAAATAACATTAACGTAGAAAAATATGAAAAAGATATTATTAGCATTTGTATTCGGAATGATCACGTTGAGTGTGTTTCCACAAAAGAAAGTGTCATTTTTGGATAATGAACCATGGGAAAAGGTTCTAAAGCAAGCTCAAAAGGCTCAAAAAATGGTATTTGTGGATTGTTACACTTCGTGGTGTGTTCCTTGTAAACATTTGATGAATGTAATTTTTCCTCAGAAAATAGTAAGTGATTACTTGGACTCAATGTTCGTATGTGTAAAATATGACATAGAGAAAGAAAACGGGAAAGCGTTTGAAGATCAATATCCTAATAAGATATTAGCGGTTCCTACCATGTTTGTCACCGATTCGCATGGAAACCTCTTGCACGTGTTAAGAGGGGCACGGGAGGCCGATGATTTATTAGATAACCTGAAAAAAGGATTATTGGGAAAACCCTTGTACGAGATCGAAAAGGAGTATCGGCAAGGAAATCGAGAATTGGATCTTGTAAAAAGATATTTGTGGTTTTTTGAATGTGTGGGAGATCAGCACAACTATGCAAAGGTGGCCGGTGATTATGCCGCTCAATTTCCTATGGATAGCTTATGGACTCCGGATATTTGGGGTATGGTGGGAAGTTACATTTGGAGAGATCCATATAGTCGGGAATTTCGTTTCATCCTTGAACATTTGGAAAAATTCGGGAAAGTAGAAAAAGATTATTACAAATTGGAAAATCTATTATACGAGAGGCTGAGATTCGAGACCACCGTGATAAATTTAAAGATGGCTCAAACAGAAAATCCGGATTCTTTGCTTGCGTTGAAGCCCAAGGTTGATCAATTATTGGAGGCAAGTAAATATCCCGTGAAGGAATTTCCCAAAATATCGGCTGAACTGTTAGTGATAAAAGCTATGCTTGACGAGGATACAGATAAAGTATATGAACGCTTTATGGTATTTGAGAATTGTAATTTCCTGATTGATGTGCCTTTGTACCGTGCGACCGTTTTTCGTTATTTGTTTACACGATTAACGGACAAGTCGCGCATGCAAGCTTGTATGGATCGCTTGCTTGCCTATCAGAGGCGATTAGGTCACGAGGGAGAGGCCGTTGATGATGTGGTTGCCTTGGGTAAAGAGAAATTAGCGAATATGTAGCGTCAGAGAAATCGTGTGTTTGAAGAACGAAACTTCGCTGAAAAAAATGAGGGAATAGTCCTCTTTGATTGGTGTGGAATTGAATCGGAGAAAGCTATTTTTATTCTCGTTCCGGGTGTAGGTAGAGGGGAATTTTAGATTATCTAAAATAGATAGTGAATCCCGTGATCGCATGACAATGGTGTTTCCTTAACTTGAACTCACGGATAACAGTGGTTAACTTTTCTAGTTTTTCTTCTCGCTTTTTCCCGCTTCCCGTTAGGGTTCTAGCCTGGCTCTTCCGGTTGTAAAAGTCTGGATTCCAGCGTTGATTGAAAAAGTTTGAAAAAAAGTGGTTGAAAAGTTTGGAAAAGGGTAAATGTTTACCTTATCTTTGCACCCGCTAAAACGGGACAGGGGGAGGATGAAAGAGGCAGTCGAGTTCACGTGGAGGCGGCGTTCTGGAGGTGTTGATGACGATCTTTAACGACGTGAATTCTCTTTAACGAGGGTCACGAAAAAAAGTTTGAAAAAACTTCGAAAAAGATTTGGAAGGAAAGATAAAAACGCCTTATCTTTGCATCCGCTTTCGCTCTTGAAAAAGCGAGGGCGATGAAAATGACGAGAAGAGTTCTTTAACAATATTGACGTGAAAATAAACAACGTAGCGAGCGTGAATCGAAATCGACGGTAGTCGAGATTCATGAAACACATGACCCGGCCAGAATAAAAATTTCTGTAAATAACTTTTACCATGAAGAGTTTGATCCTGGCTCAGGATGAACGCTAGCGACAGGCTTAACACATGCAAGTCGAGGGGCAGCGGGGAGTAGCAATACTTCGCCGGCGACCGGCGCACGGGTGAGTAACACGTGTGCAACCAACCCCGTACCGGGAGATAACCCGCGGAAACGTGGACTAACATCCCATAATACTGGAGGATCGCATGATCTTTCATTTAAAATTCCGGTGGTACGGGACGGGCACGCGCGACATTAGGTAGTTGGCGGGGTAACGGCCCACCAAGCCGACGATGTCTAGGGGTTCTGAGAGGAAGGTCCCCCACACTGGAACTGAGACACGGTCCAGACTCCTACGGGAGGCAGCAGTGAGGAATATTGGTCAATGGGCGAGAGCCTGAACCAGCCAAGTCGCGTGAGGGAAGAATGGTCCATGGCCTGTAAACCTCTTTTGTCAAGGAAGAATAGACGGCACGCGTGCTGTTTTGCCAGTACTTGACGAATAAGCATCGGCTAACTCCGTGCCAGCAGCCGCGGTAATACGGGGGATGCGAGCGTTATCCGGATTTATTGGGTTTAAAGGGCGCGTAGGCGGGACGCCAAG
Proteins encoded in this region:
- a CDS encoding thioredoxin family protein codes for the protein MKKILLAFVFGMITLSVFPQKKVSFLDNEPWEKVLKQAQKAQKMVFVDCYTSWCVPCKHLMNVIFPQKIVSDYLDSMFVCVKYDIEKENGKAFEDQYPNKILAVPTMFVTDSHGNLLHVLRGAREADDLLDNLKKGLLGKPLYEIEKEYRQGNRELDLVKRYLWFFECVGDQHNYAKVAGDYAAQFPMDSLWTPDIWGMVGSYIWRDPYSREFRFILEHLEKFGKVEKDYYKLENLLYERLRFETTVINLKMAQTENPDSLLALKPKVDQLLEASKYPVKEFPKISAELLVIKAMLDEDTDKVYERFMVFENCNFLIDVPLYRATVFRYLFTRLTDKSRMQACMDRLLAYQRRLGHEGEAVDDVVALGKEKLANM